One window from the genome of Pseudomonas sp. L5B5 encodes:
- a CDS encoding diguanylate cyclase domain-containing protein, whose product MRLFKPNSRPTLRSVIGRGHLAVALLAIGMASLSLTGLGVLALRVYADHNLHLIARSISYTVEAAVVFNDSGAAADSLALIASTEEVADAKVYDSQGQLLASWQRPDSGLLANLEMHIASAFLEKPISLPIFRQGQEIGTVNVTGHGGNLLRFLFSGLVGIVLCIALSAWAALYLARRQLRGITGPLRSLADVAHAARRERAFDQRVPPAQIAELDNLGNDFNALLDELEVWQTHLQSENETLAHQASHDSLTGLPNRAFFEGRLIRALRSANKHNERMAVLFLDSDRFKEINDNFGHAAGDAVLVAVATRIRAQLREDDLVARLGGDEFAVLLTPLHRIEDAQRIADKIISSMEMPIQLPGSLSILTSLSIGIAVYPEHGATPGSLLNAADAAMYQAKRGARGGQHTVGAESSVVQVKNRS is encoded by the coding sequence ATGAGACTGTTCAAGCCCAATTCCCGTCCCACGCTGCGGTCGGTCATCGGTCGTGGCCACCTGGCCGTCGCGCTGCTGGCGATCGGCATGGCCAGCCTGTCCCTGACCGGCCTTGGCGTGCTGGCCCTGCGGGTGTATGCCGATCACAACCTGCACCTGATCGCTCGCTCCATCAGCTATACCGTGGAAGCTGCGGTAGTGTTCAACGACAGTGGCGCGGCGGCCGACTCCCTGGCCCTGATCGCCTCCACCGAAGAGGTGGCCGACGCCAAGGTGTACGACAGCCAGGGTCAGTTGCTGGCCAGCTGGCAACGCCCGGATAGCGGCCTGCTGGCCAACCTGGAAATGCACATCGCCAGTGCCTTCCTGGAAAAGCCCATCAGCTTGCCGATCTTCCGTCAGGGCCAGGAAATCGGCACCGTCAACGTTACCGGCCATGGCGGCAACCTGTTGCGCTTTCTCTTCAGCGGACTGGTGGGCATCGTGCTGTGCATCGCCCTGAGCGCCTGGGCGGCCCTGTACCTGGCGCGCCGGCAACTGCGGGGCATCACCGGCCCCTTGCGCAGCCTGGCAGATGTGGCCCATGCGGCCCGACGCGAGCGAGCCTTCGACCAGCGGGTACCGCCGGCGCAAATCGCCGAGCTGGACAACCTGGGCAATGACTTCAACGCCCTGCTCGATGAGCTGGAGGTCTGGCAGACCCACTTGCAGAGCGAAAACGAGACCCTGGCCCACCAGGCCAGCCACGACAGCCTCACCGGCCTGCCCAACCGGGCGTTCTTCGAAGGCCGGTTGATCCGCGCATTGCGCAGTGCCAACAAGCACAACGAGCGCATGGCGGTGCTGTTCCTGGACAGCGATCGCTTCAAGGAGATCAACGACAACTTCGGTCACGCTGCCGGTGATGCGGTGCTGGTGGCGGTGGCCACGCGAATTCGTGCGCAACTGCGCGAGGACGACCTGGTGGCGCGCCTGGGCGGTGACGAATTTGCGGTGCTGCTGACGCCGTTGCACCGGATCGAGGATGCCCAGCGCATCGCCGACAAGATCATCAGCAGCATGGAGATGCCGATCCAGTTGCCTGGCAGCCTGTCGATCCTGACGTCGCTGAGCATCGGCATTGCCGTGTACCCGGAGCATGGCGCTACCCCGGGCAGCCTGTTGAATGCCGCCGATGCGGCCATGTACCAGGCCAAGCGCGGTGCGCGAGGCGGGCAACACACAGTGGGGGCGGAGTCCTCCGTCGTTCAGGTTAAAAACAGGAGCTAA
- a CDS encoding YfiR family protein, protein MDVAVLRTERFLGWRQCVLSTVLCLFSLLAIAQPEPSATASLAEQRARAVTQVVLGILSYARWPVEPAQLRLCVVGPTEYTDDLLKGTTQATGRPVLVRRLLSSNPSIASECDSVYVGKLPAEERTRLFSSLTGQPVLSISEGGDHCTVGSLFCLRVSDSQVSFEVNLDSVARSGVRIHPSVLQLSRRRPAVP, encoded by the coding sequence ATGGACGTGGCTGTCTTGAGGACAGAGCGCTTTTTGGGGTGGAGACAGTGTGTGCTGTCGACCGTCCTCTGCCTGTTCAGCCTGTTGGCCATCGCTCAGCCAGAGCCCTCGGCCACGGCCAGCCTGGCCGAGCAGCGGGCCAGGGCGGTGACGCAAGTCGTGCTGGGCATCCTCAGCTACGCCCGCTGGCCGGTAGAGCCGGCCCAGCTGCGCCTGTGCGTGGTCGGCCCCACCGAGTACACCGACGACCTGCTCAAGGGCACCACCCAGGCTACCGGTCGCCCAGTACTGGTGCGTCGCCTGTTGTCCAGTAACCCGTCGATCGCCAGCGAGTGCGATTCGGTCTATGTCGGCAAGCTGCCTGCGGAGGAACGCACCCGCCTGTTCAGTTCATTGACCGGCCAGCCGGTATTGAGCATCAGCGAGGGCGGCGATCATTGCACGGTGGGCAGCCTGTTCTGCCTGCGGGTCAGCGATAGCCAGGTGTCGTTCGAGGTCAACCTGGATTCCGTGGCCCGCAGTGGGGTGAGGATCCATCCCAGCGTGCTGCAGCTTTCCCGTCGGCGTCCGGCGGTGCCATGA
- the recD gene encoding exodeoxyribonuclease V subunit alpha, which produces MTPDLFSDLDEPTPQAQDLAPLRRSADLLLLLDGWVARGWLRALDRAFVGFLHELDPDSDPLVLMAAALTSHQLGHGHVCLDVFETLKEPDFALSLPPEGDVQGGAPVLPSQVLASLEGAQWCKVLAGSRLVALAADHGESSRQRPLVLSGKRLYLRRYWSYERRIDNALRQRLQQTEATPEHLSRRLDELFGAARASGPVDWQKLACALATRGAFSIITGGPGTGKTTTVVRLLALLQGPAVEARKPLRIRLAAPTGKAAARLTESISLQVRSLSVADDVREKIPSDVTTVHRLLGNRPGTRHFRHHAGNRLPLDVLVVDEASMIDLEMMANLLDALPVHARLVLLGDKDQLASVEAGAVLGDLCRDAEAGWYDPQTRAWLEAVSGEDLAASGLQEDAGHQHPLAQQVVMLRHSRRFGEGSGIGQLARWVNQQQADEARRLLAARSHADLYSLNLKGEQDRTLERLLLEGHGEGPQGYRHYLNVLRSQRPPGDADVDDRRWTDWARNVLQAFDRFQLLCAVRKGPWGVESLNQRVTQALFKARLIDSDQQWYEGRPVLMTRNDYGLGLMNGDIGIALRLPEQEGRQVLRVAFPRNDGQGGVRLVLPSRLNDIETVFAMTVHKSQGSEFAHTALILPDALNPVLTKELIYTGITRAKDWFSLIEPRHGVFEEAVRRKVKRLSGLMLELD; this is translated from the coding sequence ATGACCCCGGACCTGTTTTCCGATCTGGACGAACCGACCCCGCAAGCCCAGGACCTGGCGCCCTTGCGCCGATCCGCAGACTTGCTGCTGTTGCTCGATGGCTGGGTCGCCCGCGGTTGGTTGCGTGCCCTGGACAGGGCCTTCGTCGGTTTCCTCCATGAGCTGGACCCGGACAGCGACCCGCTGGTGCTGATGGCTGCGGCCCTGACCAGCCACCAGTTGGGGCATGGGCATGTCTGCCTGGACGTGTTCGAGACGCTCAAGGAGCCCGACTTCGCCCTGTCACTGCCGCCGGAAGGCGATGTACAGGGCGGTGCCCCGGTGTTGCCTTCCCAGGTGCTGGCAAGCCTCGAGGGAGCCCAGTGGTGCAAGGTCCTGGCCGGCAGCCGCTTGGTGGCCCTGGCGGCGGATCACGGCGAATCGTCCCGGCAGCGACCGCTGGTACTGTCGGGCAAGCGCCTGTACCTGAGGCGCTATTGGTCCTATGAGCGGCGTATCGATAACGCCCTGCGCCAGCGCCTGCAGCAAACCGAGGCTACCCCCGAGCATCTGTCCCGGCGCCTCGACGAATTGTTCGGTGCGGCTCGGGCCAGCGGCCCCGTGGATTGGCAGAAGCTCGCCTGCGCCCTGGCCACTCGCGGCGCCTTCAGCATCATCACGGGCGGCCCCGGTACCGGCAAGACCACCACTGTGGTGCGTCTGCTGGCGCTGCTCCAGGGACCGGCGGTGGAGGCGCGCAAACCGCTGCGCATCCGCCTGGCGGCGCCTACCGGCAAGGCTGCGGCGCGGTTGACGGAGTCCATCAGCCTGCAAGTGCGGTCGTTGTCGGTGGCCGACGACGTGCGGGAAAAGATCCCCAGCGACGTGACCACCGTGCATCGCTTGCTGGGCAACCGGCCCGGCACTCGGCATTTTCGCCACCATGCCGGCAATCGCCTGCCGCTGGATGTGCTGGTGGTGGATGAAGCCTCGATGATCGACCTGGAAATGATGGCCAACCTGCTCGATGCCTTGCCGGTCCATGCGCGGCTGGTGCTGCTGGGAGACAAGGACCAGCTGGCGTCGGTGGAGGCCGGGGCCGTGCTGGGCGACTTGTGCCGCGACGCCGAGGCCGGCTGGTACGACCCGCAGACACGGGCCTGGCTGGAGGCCGTCAGCGGCGAAGACCTTGCCGCCAGTGGCCTGCAGGAGGATGCCGGGCACCAGCATCCCCTGGCGCAGCAGGTGGTGATGTTGCGCCACTCCCGGCGCTTCGGCGAAGGCAGTGGCATTGGCCAGCTGGCCCGCTGGGTCAACCAGCAGCAGGCCGACGAAGCCCGGCGCCTGCTGGCGGCCCGCAGCCACGCCGACCTGTACAGCCTGAACCTCAAGGGCGAACAGGATCGGACCCTGGAGCGGCTGCTGCTGGAAGGCCACGGCGAAGGGCCGCAAGGTTATCGCCATTACCTGAATGTGTTGCGCAGCCAGCGTCCGCCGGGCGATGCCGACGTGGATGACCGGCGCTGGACCGACTGGGCGCGCAATGTCCTGCAGGCCTTCGACCGCTTTCAGTTGCTGTGTGCGGTGCGCAAGGGCCCCTGGGGCGTGGAGAGCCTCAACCAGCGGGTCACCCAGGCGCTGTTCAAGGCCCGGCTGATCGACAGCGACCAGCAGTGGTACGAAGGCCGTCCGGTGCTGATGACCCGCAACGACTACGGGCTGGGCCTGATGAACGGCGACATCGGCATTGCCCTGCGGCTGCCGGAGCAGGAGGGGCGCCAGGTGCTGCGCGTGGCCTTCCCGCGCAATGACGGCCAGGGCGGGGTGAGACTGGTATTGCCCAGCCGTCTCAATGATATCGAGACGGTCTTTGCCATGACGGTACACAAGTCCCAGGGATCGGAGTTCGCCCACACCGCGCTGATCCTTCCCGATGCCTTGAATCCGGTGCTGACCAAGGAATTGATCTATACCGGCATCACCCGGGCCAAGGACTGGTTCAGCCTGATCGAGCCCCGTCACGGGGTGTTCGAGGAGGCGGTGCGGCGCAAGGTCAAGCGCCTGAGCGGGCTGATGCTGGAGCTGGACTGA
- a CDS encoding OmpA family protein — protein sequence MQHPVRLFSTLVFLAVLALSGCQSVPPKGLTPKQIAVLKQEGFELTDEGWAFGLSGKVLFGSDVETLNPASTTIVQRIGKALLGVDIQKVRVDGHTDASGKEPYNVQLSVRRAKSVVKVLTQVGMREENIQLRGLGSSEPVASNSTPAGRTENRRVSIVVIAD from the coding sequence ATGCAACATCCGGTTCGACTTTTCAGCACCCTGGTGTTCCTGGCCGTGCTGGCCTTGAGTGGTTGCCAGAGCGTGCCGCCCAAGGGGCTGACCCCCAAGCAGATCGCGGTACTGAAACAGGAGGGCTTCGAACTGACGGATGAAGGCTGGGCCTTCGGTCTCTCGGGCAAAGTGCTGTTTGGCAGCGATGTGGAAACCTTGAACCCTGCCAGCACCACAATCGTCCAGCGCATCGGCAAGGCCTTGCTCGGCGTCGATATCCAGAAGGTCAGGGTCGACGGCCACACCGATGCCTCGGGCAAGGAACCCTACAACGTGCAACTCTCCGTGCGCCGTGCCAAGAGCGTGGTCAAGGTCCTGACCCAGGTCGGCATGCGCGAGGAGAACATCCAGCTGCGCGGCCTGGGCAGCAGCGAGCCGGTGGCGTCCAACAGCACCCCGGCCGGGCGTACCGAGAACCGCCGCGTATCGATCGTGGTGATCGCCGACTGA